AAGATATCAAATATTTCTAAACCACTTCCACTTTCTCTACGCGATGGAAGAAGTACAATGGCGGAGATAATGAGGCAACGATGTTTGGCACTACCGAAGAGAGCGAAACAAGAAATGATGATTGAGATTAAGGAAATAAGTCCTCCGCCTTCGCCCACATTACCCATTAAACCACTGGAAGCGGCACAACAATATCGAAAAGAGATGCTGGAAGAAGGAGATGTTGACAGTGAGATTAACGAACAAGAAGATATATCAATATCACGGGGTGAAGAGCTCAGTATGTGGCACGAAGACGAACCAACGTTAATCGCGTCGGCGTGCCAACAATCCGACTGCGAAACTCAAAATGTGTCTCCAATCCCTGAATCCGAAGGCTCCGAAATAGTAGATGATTCTGAGAAATGCGATTTAGGAATGGAAGATATTGAAATTCCTGAAGATGTGCCACTGAAAACAAGCGAGCAAGAGAACTacggaaacacacacccaGATACAACGGTGAATCACGAAAACCTGCTCCCTGATACAAAAGTACCGGACAAACACGAAAAAATGCTTCTTGATACAACGGCGATGGAAAACCTCGAAAACATGCAGCCTGTACAGATGGAAAAAGAATGCGACGAAACCCTTCTTCAAGATAATTTTGACGTAGAAAAAGAAGTCAATTTACGCATTGAAGCTTCTACTGCATTTCCTGAATACGAAGAGGAATATTTGGAGTCGGACACTTGCGATTATGACTCTGCGGCTGCGAAAGAAGAGATAATGAATCAATCTGAGGAGGCTGTACCTACACGTGGTAAAGCAATGACTGGAAAAGCATTATATCAGTCCTTGCTCATGAAATGCACTATTTGTGATAAGGAAATCGAACGCAACAGAATGGAAGGACATATTAACAAGCATAAAGGGATTCGACCATACCAGTGCGGAACGGATGGTTGTACTGCCGCCTTTCATTGTAAGCACGCTCGTCGACTTCATATTCGTTGCCGACATGGAAACGATACCTTTCCATGCGACATCTGCGGCAAAGTTTACAAGGCAAGGCGAGATTTGCTAGGACACAAAAGAGAAACTCATGGCGAGCCAAAGTTTGAGTGCGACATTTGCCATAAAAAGTTTACAACAAGGTATGCAGCAaaaaaatttataaaaaactAGTATACACCTAGTGGCTTATTGCTGCAACGGTTATTTAGCAAATCAACTGTTTTCTTAAATTATTTCAGATCACGCTTGAAACAGCATCGTAACTATCACGTTGGCGAGCGACACCACGCTTGTCCGGTATGTCCCTCGAGGTTCTTTAACAAGTTCCAATTGCGTGTGCACGCAAGAGTACACACGGGAGCAAAACCGTTTGCCTGTCGAATCTGTTCCAAATACTTCACTTATCGTCACTTGGCAAAGGAACACATTGTTCGTCATCATGGAATTCATCAATCACTCGATAAAGAATGGATTATAGAGTATCCTGAAGaggaattgaaaaatgaacccGAGACCAAAGCCAATTGAAAGCATATGATAGCATATGGTGACACGAATCTTAGGTAAATTACTTTTAATTTCTTCAAGCAGCATTTATAGTTGCGCGTCTTACTTTTTAGTTTACTTACAgtatgaaataaaaaataccATTTATAATAACGGGTTTGTTCTAGCATAACCCAGGTTGCACCGGCCAGGCGCATGAGTGAAgtatatttttaaataatgcCAATATTCAACAGAAAGTGGTACAAAACTTGGAATTAATAAAGAATGCGTAATTAAATATAAAAGATCTAAAATGAAACCTAGGGTGGTTTTgttaattccatttttttttttttgcgagaaTAGAATTCCTGAGCTTCTGGGAACACTGCCATGGCGATTCCGCAAGAAATCAACATAAACGGTATGTAGGGAAAAAATAACTTTGAGAACACACAATTccgaaaattgaaatggaaggaaCAGAAATGGACACTGAGGAGTTAAGTAGTAGATTGTGTCGTCTGTGTATGGCAAATTGCAGCCTCGCTGAAAGCAGCTTCGATGATGAAATGCAGGATAAAATATTGGAATGCCTGAACATATCGGTAAATTTGCCATTTCTAGCCTTTTATAAAACGGCTTCGAGTTGTTTAATGTCTAATTGCAAATTACTCTTTCTAGTTGAACATGAATGACGGTGATTTACCATCCTGTATTTGTTCTTTGTGTGCCGGTAAAGTGGAAGAATTCTTTGAATTTCGACGCAAATGCTGGGCCGTACAACAAGACATCGCAGAACTGATTCGGAAGCATCACACCGAAGACCCCGAAATGTCCCCGGAATTGGAAACATCGCAAGTAAATAATTCCGATATGgatggagaagagaaagagctaCCTGGGACAAATGTGAATGTAACAAGCATGGAAGTGCTTATTGAGCTAGCTCCGACCAATTCGTCCAACAGACGCCACGACAGCGGCCAATGGAACCGTTCGCTGCAGAATGCAAAAGAGGAATGTTCAACATGCGGCAAACTAGTCGAGAGGGTGAGAATGGATGGTCATCGTAATCGTCATCTGGGCTTGGAACCGTACCAATGTCTCCAGTCTGCCTGTGTCGCAAGGTTTGCGTGCAAAGTGGCGCTACGGTTGCATCGGAACAATGTACATAGCGAAGCACAATATCCGTGCTCAATGTGCGATAGAGTATTCACatcgaaaaagaaatattacGACCACAAAATGAATGTACACTCAGGGAAGAGTTTTAGCTGTGACATTTGTGGTGCACGTTTTGGTACAAAGTAAGTAAACATCAATGCAATTTATATTATGCTCATTTAAGCCTTTTGTATGGTTTTACCTCATTTGCAGTATCAAATTGAATCGTCATAGCGTCATCCACTCGAACGAACGTCCCTTCGGTTGCCAG
The sequence above is a segment of the Anopheles darlingi chromosome 2, idAnoDarlMG_H_01, whole genome shotgun sequence genome. Coding sequences within it:
- the LOC125951318 gene encoding GDNF-inducible zinc finger protein 1-like, with the translated sequence MEICRLCMEDTTLDRFSDLDDENIYDKIYDCLKIEVNPDDQILPSTICWSCAKMVRKFYRFRRECWKTQRLLLIQLRREQSVKISNISKPLPLSLRDGRSTMAEIMRQRCLALPKRAKQEMMIEIKEISPPPSPTLPIKPLEAAQQYRKEMLEEGDVDSEINEQEDISISRGEELSMWHEDEPTLIASACQQSDCETQNVSPIPESEGSEIVDDSEKCDLGMEDIEIPEDVPLKTSEQENYGNTHPDTTVNHENLLPDTKVPDKHEKMLLDTTAMENLENMQPVQMEKECDETLLQDNFDVEKEVNLRIEASTAFPEYEEEYLESDTCDYDSAAAKEEIMNQSEEAVPTRGKAMTGKALYQSLLMKCTICDKEIERNRMEGHINKHKGIRPYQCGTDGCTAAFHCKHARRLHIRCRHGNDTFPCDICGKVYKARRDLLGHKRETHGEPKFECDICHKKFTTRSRLKQHRNYHVGERHHACPVCPSRFFNKFQLRVHARVHTGAKPFACRICSKYFTYRHLAKEHIVRHHGIHQSLDKEWIIEYPEEELKNEPETKAN
- the LOC125952873 gene encoding zinc finger protein 658B-like gives rise to the protein MEGTEMDTEELSSRLCRLCMANCSLAESSFDDEMQDKILECLNISLNMNDGDLPSCICSLCAGKVEEFFEFRRKCWAVQQDIAELIRKHHTEDPEMSPELETSQVNNSDMDGEEKELPGTNVNVTSMEVLIELAPTNSSNRRHDSGQWNRSLQNAKEECSTCGKLVERVRMDGHRNRHLGLEPYQCLQSACVARFACKVALRLHRNNVHSEAQYPCSMCDRVFTSKKKYYDHKMNVHSGKSFSCDICGARFGTNIKLNRHSVIHSNERPFGCQLCPKTFYRNSNLKVHMRSHTKEKPFVCPLCSKSFGYSRLVKEHLMRVHGETGTEGYIAEAPVV